AGTTTTATAAAATTTTTTCCCTTTTAATTCAAAATTCAACATTCAAAATTCATAATTTTATAAAGTTTTCCTTAAGATTATCTAAACACATACATTTTGTAAAGCGTTATGGAATTAACTATAATAATTATACCCCTTCTTTAAAAATTTTTGCAAGGAAAAATTTCTACCTATTCGGGCAAAAATGAGCCATCCAGCGGACACAACTCCACACCCCTCACAAAACCTTGCCCCTTCTTCATTCTTTGTGCCACACTCTGGACAAAACATATTCTAATGCTTCCTTATTTTTCTAAAATTATTACTTTCTGGATGCAAAGAAAATTTTACCTGCTCATTCCCTTTAAACAATCCTTTACCCATTCCCTTATTTCTTCTGTCATATCCTTTGCCTTAATAGCCGTTTCTTTATCATAATGGCTAGGCCAATGGACAGGATAACGGGTATCAATATAAAACTGATTAAGATAACGACAAGCCTCCTCTATTTCTTCTGTTATTTCTTCTTTTTCTCTACATATTTCTAATAATTCCAAAAGATTGTGAATGGCTCTAAATTCTAATTGATGAGCAATTATAAAGGCTTTGAGATATTTTTCAGCCGATTGTTGGAAATGAAAGCAAACCTGAGAAAAATAGTCTGTATCTTTAAGGCTTATAGAGGCAAAGCCAAAATCCTCATCAGCCTTTTCTATCCATTCTTCTACTATTTTATTTTTCATAAAGAACCTTCCCTTCTTCAAGAATACCTTTTATAAAAGGGTCTTTCAATTTTAGCCTCTCGGCTACCTCCTTTGGGGTATAAACAATAAAATCCGTAGCAATTTTATACTTGATTAACCTATCAAGCTCATAGATACGTTCTCTACCTATATGAGGAGGATTTTCTTTAACAATAAAAAGGTCAATGTCCCTTGGTTCTTCATCCCTTACCAAAGAGCCGAAAAGGATAATCTTTAGAGGGTTATATTTTTCTATGAGTTGCCCTACAATATTTTCAAGCTCTAAAGAAAATCTATCTCTTTCCATATTGTTTTGCTTGATGGATGAATGCTTCAAGGCGCATATCGGTGTTGGCTGAGGAAAGTCCATCATAGGCAATGGTTAATATAGGCAAGCCCTTGTTGTCTTCTGAGACAGATTTTAATATTGCCGTTGCAATGGTTCCTGGCATACAGGTAAAGGGTATGGTGTTGATTATCCCGCAAAGCCCCTTCTTTACAAAGTCTACAGCTTTTCCAATGCTCATAATTGCCTCTCCCTCAAAGGAATGGTGAAGATAGGGCCTGGCAAATTCTAATATCTCAGAGGTTGATGGTTCGCCGATTCCCCTTAGAAAATGATGCCAAGGATAAGAAAGCCTTGCCTCTTGTTTTACTTGATAGAGGTTCTTTATCGAGGTTTTGATAAAACAAGCATAATCATTGGTTAGTAATGAATGCATATTCCTTCTAAAATTCCTGTATAAAAACCATTCATTAACCGGAGCTGACCATACCTCTCCTCCCAATGCCTCAACCTTTTTGATAACATTTTCATTGGAAAATTTGTTTGCCCGGACAAAGAATTCACCTACCAGACCAATCACTGGCTTATCTTTCGGATAAACCGGAATCTTTGAGAATGCCTCTTTTGCTTCTTTCATTACTGGCAAAAGGTCTTTCTTTTGCTTGATTGCTTCACAAACCTTTTTTACATACTCTTTATAAACCCCCTCAGTTATCCCTTTTTCCTTCTCATAAGGCCGCGTCTCATAAAGGGCTTTTTCCAATATATCAATTGCCACAATCCCTGCCCAGGCAAGCGGCTCAAAATCCTTACCAACCAAGCTTAAGTCCTTAAAAAAGTTCTTTGCCTGGTTTGGAGCATAGATAGGAACATCCTTATAGCCCAAAGAATCCAAGACAAACCTCTGAAGCATGGAATATTGCCCAAATCTGCAGGGACCAGATGAGCCTCCCATAAAGAATGCAGACTCCTTTGGATTAAAATCAGCTCGCTTGGTGAATTTTACCATATCCCCGGTGGTAACAATCGCCGGATAGCATTCTCTACCAAGCGTATATTTCCTTCCCCAATATAAGGTTTCTATATCTGACTCTGGCATAACCTCTGCATTTACACCACAAGCCTTAAATGCTGCCTCTAGGGCATAGGCATGGTCTGACATATAGGGGATGATGATTTTTCGCTTTGTTTTTTTCTCAATGGTTAATGTCTTTATCCTTCTTTCCTCTTCTATCTTCTTTTTCCTTGCATTTTCAATGGAATCAAGGAATGCCTCGCACCTTGTAATTGCCCCAACATCAGCCGAATGCTCATCAACCTCAATAATTAAATGTGGCTTTTCCTCCATCTTTTCCTTAAAGAATGAGACAATAAAGGAATCGGGTCCACAGCCATAGTTGGTAAGGTAAATAGGAAATAGCCGCTCATCTTTTCTTACCAATTCACAGGCGGCTAATATCTGTTGACCTGACCTCCAATACATATTTGGCCAATCAACTGATGTATCCACGGTATCTAAAGGAAGAAAATCCATTGGTATACTTAAGACCCCCAAATCCCTTAATTTTCTGGGAAGCTCTAAGTTTAGCCCACAATCATTTCCATTGTATGAGCGGGCAATTAGAACAATTGAGCGATTGTCTAATGATGATAATATCTCTTTTCCCCTTTCTTCTATCCTTTTTCTAAATTCGCTTTGGACATTATAGGCAATATTCAATGCCTTCTTTACCCTTTCTGGTGCAATCCCCAATGCCCTTCCCATTTCAAGCAATGGCTTTAGAAGACCCTTTTTCTCATAGCGCATCCTGATAACTGGCTGAAGGAGATTAACCCTATGCTCCTTGAAATTCATCGTTGAGGCAACTGTATAGGGAATGGATTGGACATAGGGGCAATGGTAGGATTCTGAGAAATAGGGAGATGTTTGTTTAAGGTTTATAATGGAGGGAAGAAATAGATAATCAACCCCAGCTTCAAGGAGGCTTAAGATATGACCGTGGGTAAGCTTTATGGGAAAGCAGGTATCTACTGAAACGCCTTCAACGCCCTTATGAATAATGGTCTTATTTGTCTTTTCGGAAAAGATAACATTAAATCCCAATTCGCTAAAGAATGCCTTAAAGAAGGGAAAGAATTCATAGAAAAACAATGCCCTGGGAATCCCAATCTTTTTGCCACCCCCCTCTTTTTTATAAATATTTAAAAGCAGGTTTTCCCTCTCCTCAAACAAATCAGGTAGTTCTGACCCTTGACCCTTGACCCTTGACCCTTGACCCCTTTTTTCATATTTCTCACACCTTGCCCCATAAAATAAAGGTTCTTCGCCTTCTAACTTGACCTTTTTTATCTCGCAGGAATTTGGACACCCCTTGCATTCAAAGGAGGAAAGCTCATATTTTCTATTTTTTAAGTCAAACCCCTTAAATCTTGTTTTTTCTATATTGCTTTCTTTAGCAATTATGGCAACGCCGATTGCGCCAGTGACATCATGGTTTTCGGGAACAAAAATTCTCTTTCCACAGACCTTTTCAAAGGCAGCAATAACCGCAAGGTTAGCTGCTGTTCCACCTTGAAAGAATATTTTATTTCCTACCTTTTTTTCACCGACAACCCTGTTTAGGTAATTGTGGACAATGGAATAGGCAAGCCCAGCTACAATGTCCTTTTTCTCTGCCTGCTTTTGCTGGTGGGAAACAATGTCTGTCTCCATAAATACCGTGCATCGCTCCCCTAAAGCAAGGGGTTGCTCTGATTGAAATGCCAGATTGGCAAATTCCTCTTTTATGTTTATGCCAAGCCTCTCTGCCTGCTCCTCCAAGAATGAGCCAGTTCCTGCCGCACAGACCTTATTCATCTCAAAATCAACGATACAACCATTTTCTAAGGATATATACTTTGAATCCTGACCACCTATCTCAAAGATTGTATCTACGCTTGGGTCTATATCATAGGCTGCCCTTGCCTGAGCGGTTATCTCATTCTTTACAATATCGCCTCCCACAAAATCGGCAATCATATACCTTCCTGAGCCGGTTGTCCCACAGCCACAAACCTCAACAAATTCACCAATTTCTTTTCCAATCTCATCCAGGCCTTGGCATACCGCTTCAATTGGTCTACTTGCTGTAGGTAGATACCTTCTTGCTAAAACCCTTTTGTCTTCGTCAATTGCCACAACATTGGTTGAGACAGATCCGATGTCTATGCCAATATAAGTCGGGAGTCGGGAGTCGGAAGTCGGGAGTCGTAGATAGGTTTTTATTTTGTCTTTGTATTCGGAAATGGGAGCAATGAGGCTTAAGGGTTCAAGACCAATTTTTTCCTCTTCAATCTTAAAATCTTTTAATCTTTTAAGCTCTATCTTATTCTTTGCCAAAAGGGCTGCACCAATTGCCCCCATTGTGGCAAAATGCTCTGGAATAATAATCTCAATCCCTAATACCTCTTTAAATGCCCTTTGCATTCCCTTATTTGCCGCAACCCCGCCCTGAAATGAAACAGGCGGATTTATGTTTTTCCCCTTTCCAATCACAGATTTAAAATTCCTGGCAAAGGCAAAGCATAAGCCAGCAATAATATCCTCAATTGGCGTGGCTTCTTGCTGGAGGTGAATCATATCGGTCTTGGCAAATACCGAGCACCTTCCGGCAATGCGTGGAGGTTTTTCTGATTTTAGGGAAGCTTCTGAAAATTCCTCAATGCTAAGATGCATCCTTGAAGCCTGCTGGTCTAAAAATGAGCCACAA
The bacterium genome window above contains:
- a CDS encoding zinc ribbon domain-containing protein, which encodes MFCPECGTKNEEGARFCEGCGVVSAGWLIFARIGRNFSLQKFLKKGYNYYS
- a CDS encoding HEPN domain-containing protein, yielding MKNKIVEEWIEKADEDFGFASISLKDTDYFSQVCFHFQQSAEKYLKAFIIAHQLEFRAIHNLLELLEICREKEEITEEIEEACRYLNQFYIDTRYPVHWPSHYDKETAIKAKDMTEEIREWVKDCLKGMSR
- a CDS encoding nucleotidyltransferase domain-containing protein, producing MERDRFSLELENIVGQLIEKYNPLKIILFGSLVRDEEPRDIDLFIVKENPPHIGRERIYELDRLIKYKIATDFIVYTPKEVAERLKLKDPFIKGILEEGKVLYEK
- a CDS encoding acyl-CoA dehydratase activase; amino-acid sequence: MKLGIDIGSISLKIALLDENDNILEDYYIRHKGNPLPLLLEKIESLPDDILVGWTGTGTRGICEFFGTSPVNEVIVQASATSKLNKEIRTIIEIGGSDSKLINLSNDGSILDFSTNTICAAGCGSFLDQQASRMHLSIEEFSEASLKSEKPPRIAGRCSVFAKTDMIHLQQEATPIEDIIAGLCFAFARNFKSVIGKGKNINPPVSFQGGVAANKGMQRAFKEVLGIEIIIPEHFATMGAIGAALLAKNKIELKRLKDFKIEEEKIGLEPLSLIAPISEYKDKIKTYLRLPTSDSRLPTYIGIDIGSVSTNVVAIDEDKRVLARRYLPTASRPIEAVCQGLDEIGKEIGEFVEVCGCGTTGSGRYMIADFVGGDIVKNEITAQARAAYDIDPSVDTIFEIGGQDSKYISLENGCIVDFEMNKVCAAGTGSFLEEQAERLGINIKEEFANLAFQSEQPLALGERCTVFMETDIVSHQQKQAEKKDIVAGLAYSIVHNYLNRVVGEKKVGNKIFFQGGTAANLAVIAAFEKVCGKRIFVPENHDVTGAIGVAIIAKESNIEKTRFKGFDLKNRKYELSSFECKGCPNSCEIKKVKLEGEEPLFYGARCEKYEKRGQGSRVKGQGSELPDLFEERENLLLNIYKKEGGGKKIGIPRALFFYEFFPFFKAFFSELGFNVIFSEKTNKTIIHKGVEGVSVDTCFPIKLTHGHILSLLEAGVDYLFLPSIINLKQTSPYFSESYHCPYVQSIPYTVASTMNFKEHRVNLLQPVIRMRYEKKGLLKPLLEMGRALGIAPERVKKALNIAYNVQSEFRKRIEERGKEILSSLDNRSIVLIARSYNGNDCGLNLELPRKLRDLGVLSIPMDFLPLDTVDTSVDWPNMYWRSGQQILAACELVRKDERLFPIYLTNYGCGPDSFIVSFFKEKMEEKPHLIIEVDEHSADVGAITRCEAFLDSIENARKKKIEEERRIKTLTIEKKTKRKIIIPYMSDHAYALEAAFKACGVNAEVMPESDIETLYWGRKYTLGRECYPAIVTTGDMVKFTKRADFNPKESAFFMGGSSGPCRFGQYSMLQRFVLDSLGYKDVPIYAPNQAKNFFKDLSLVGKDFEPLAWAGIVAIDILEKALYETRPYEKEKGITEGVYKEYVKKVCEAIKQKKDLLPVMKEAKEAFSKIPVYPKDKPVIGLVGEFFVRANKFSNENVIKKVEALGGEVWSAPVNEWFLYRNFRRNMHSLLTNDYACFIKTSIKNLYQVKQEARLSYPWHHFLRGIGEPSTSEILEFARPYLHHSFEGEAIMSIGKAVDFVKKGLCGIINTIPFTCMPGTIATAILKSVSEDNKGLPILTIAYDGLSSANTDMRLEAFIHQAKQYGKR